From a single Thermodesulfovibrionales bacterium genomic region:
- a CDS encoding class I SAM-dependent DNA methyltransferase — protein sequence MTTSLNKPKLDNLADEIWKSAERLRGKFKAYEYQNVVLPIIVIRRLECVLIKWREDKATEVLAKRPKLTAKELAKLVKGLETSTAPFSNKTDWTLRRVYEEDHTLLEENFRAYINGFSKNVDDIIEHFNYRATIGQMVKNNRLAPILNQYKELELGPDKLSPLEMGYIYEELLRRFSEQSGEEAGEHFTPREVIRLMVELLDIPIPDRHLSIYDPACGTGGMLSVAKEHLLDRAATPEEKANIEKFVTVHGQEMSPTNYAICQADPLIKDDKQAKVYLGNSLIPHDPHSKEPGDQLPESKFRFDFMLSNPPFGVTWGGKDGYEAEARKLEKTRYRAGMPRVNDGALLFLQTMLAKMKEPEKGASRIAIIFSGSPLSNGDCGSGESEIRRWILENDWLDAIVMLPDQLFYNTGIFTYVWLLRNDKPAEHKGRVMLIDARQQFEKEPKSFGNKRNRSTDAHRAWIEERYRDGWKNGYSDENVKLFQREDFAYHKVSVVFWQFDENDQPATITEPYEKAFTAANLKKEQEFYESELTFRVALSFPQAKRVGNPSEKARGMKKDSGQAGMTESKTETETRTITFTLSPKDNAAKKFKELMKDSPEILSVEWTRRHYVKDDEYIQHGEDIEAFLKREIAKPIIRWQDSPQLGYEILPNKYFYRYQPPTPAKELLEEFWRLEKEAEKMLEGLAE from the coding sequence TTGACGACGTCCCTCAATAAGCCAAAACTCGACAACCTCGCCGATGAAATCTGGAAATCTGCCGAGCGCCTGCGCGGCAAATTCAAAGCCTACGAATACCAAAACGTCGTCCTGCCTATAATCGTGATCCGCCGTCTTGAGTGCGTTCTGATTAAATGGCGGGAGGACAAAGCAACCGAAGTCCTCGCCAAGCGGCCAAAGCTAACCGCGAAGGAGCTTGCGAAGCTGGTGAAAGGTCTGGAGACGAGCACGGCGCCGTTTTCAAACAAGACCGATTGGACACTGCGCCGGGTCTACGAGGAAGATCATACGCTGCTTGAAGAGAACTTCCGTGCTTATATCAACGGTTTCTCAAAGAATGTTGACGATATAATCGAGCACTTCAATTATCGGGCCACCATCGGTCAGATGGTGAAGAACAACCGCCTCGCTCCGATCCTCAACCAGTACAAGGAACTGGAACTCGGCCCCGACAAGCTCTCGCCGCTTGAGATGGGCTACATATATGAGGAACTGCTTCGGCGCTTCTCGGAACAGAGTGGCGAGGAGGCCGGAGAGCACTTCACGCCGCGCGAGGTGATCCGTCTTATGGTGGAGCTGCTCGACATCCCGATCCCCGACAGGCACCTCTCCATCTATGATCCAGCCTGCGGGACCGGCGGCATGCTGTCTGTAGCGAAGGAACATCTGCTCGACCGCGCTGCCACTCCAGAAGAAAAGGCGAACATTGAGAAGTTTGTCACAGTTCACGGTCAGGAGATGTCACCGACCAACTACGCTATCTGTCAGGCAGACCCTCTGATCAAGGACGACAAACAGGCTAAGGTGTATCTCGGCAACTCACTTATCCCACACGATCCGCACAGCAAGGAGCCGGGGGACCAGTTGCCCGAATCCAAGTTCCGGTTTGACTTCATGCTATCCAATCCACCCTTCGGCGTGACCTGGGGCGGCAAGGATGGTTACGAAGCCGAAGCGCGCAAGCTGGAGAAGACACGTTACCGGGCCGGGATGCCTCGCGTGAACGACGGTGCGCTGCTTTTTCTGCAGACTATGCTTGCCAAGATGAAGGAGCCGGAAAAGGGCGCAAGCCGCATTGCTATCATCTTTAGCGGCTCGCCGCTTTCAAACGGCGATTGCGGTTCCGGCGAGAGCGAGATCCGCCGCTGGATTCTGGAGAACGACTGGCTCGACGCGATTGTCATGCTCCCCGACCAGCTCTTTTACAACACCGGTATTTTCACTTATGTTTGGCTCCTGCGAAACGACAAGCCAGCCGAACACAAGGGCCGCGTGATGCTGATCGATGCGCGCCAACAGTTTGAGAAGGAGCCGAAGTCATTTGGCAACAAGAGAAACCGTAGCACCGACGCGCACCGCGCCTGGATCGAAGAACGCTACCGCGACGGATGGAAGAATGGATATTCGGATGAAAACGTGAAGCTTTTCCAGCGGGAGGATTTTGCCTATCACAAAGTGAGCGTCGTCTTCTGGCAGTTCGACGAAAACGATCAACCGGCGACAATAACCGAGCCTTATGAAAAGGCCTTCACCGCCGCGAACCTGAAGAAGGAGCAGGAGTTTTACGAAAGCGAATTGACGTTCAGAGTTGCCTTGTCATTTCCGCAAGCAAAGCGCGTCGGGAATCCTTCTGAAAAAGCTAGAGGCATGAAGAAAGATTCCGGACAAGCCGGAATGACAGAATCAAAGACTGAAACAGAAACGAGGACAATCACATTTACTCTCTCGCCTAAGGATAACGCCGCAAAGAAGTTCAAAGAGCTGATGAAAGATTCTCCAGAAATCCTCTCAGTGGAATGGACGCGCCGTCATTACGTGAAGGACGACGAGTACATCCAACACGGCGAAGATATCGAAGCTTTCCTGAAACGTGAGATCGCAAAACCTATCATCCGCTGGCAGGACAGTCCGCAGCTCGGGTATGAAATTCTTCCGAACAAATATTTTTACCGATATCAGCCGCCCACACCAGCGAAGGAATTACTCGAAGAGTTCTGGAGGCTGGAAAAAGAAGCGGAGAAGATGCTGGAGGGATTGGCAGAATGA
- a CDS encoding PDDEXK nuclease domain-containing protein, translating to MKKAGDSTILTASEYRRFISDLKTRITAARISAARSVNRDLILLYWDIGRAIVEKQELLGWGESVIELLARDLQAAFPGAKGFSSQNLWRMKQFYVTHTSEEFLAQVVRELGKKQSGVLKGEKLAQVVRELAAAVPWGHHVFLLGRIKSASELFYYLRATAQFGWSRNVLLNQIKAGAYERAKIEKKTHNFPAVLPEYLTEQADEMLKSSYNLEFLGIRREIRERELEDRLIERLRDFILELGYGFCFVGRQHRLALGNKEYFIDLLFYHRFLKALVAFELKVGPFEPEFAGKMDFYLNLLNDKERGPGDKPSIGIILCAEKDDVEVEYALKSKTNPIGVAAYHLQSKLPGELKGKLPTAKQLAGVVRAEMEVRK from the coding sequence ATGAAAAAAGCCGGGGACAGCACCATATTGACCGCGTCGGAATACCGGCGGTTTATTTCGGATTTAAAGACACGGATCACGGCAGCCCGTATTTCGGCAGCCCGATCCGTGAACCGTGATTTGATCCTGCTCTATTGGGACATTGGACGGGCGATTGTAGAAAAGCAGGAACTGCTTGGATGGGGGGAGTCTGTGATTGAATTGCTTGCCAGGGATTTGCAAGCGGCTTTCCCCGGCGCCAAAGGTTTTTCTTCGCAGAACCTTTGGCGCATGAAACAGTTTTATGTGACACATACATCTGAAGAATTTCTCGCACAAGTTGTGAGAGAGTTGGGGAAGAAGCAATCTGGTGTATTGAAAGGTGAAAAACTCGCACAGGTTGTGCGAGAATTAGCCGCAGCTGTTCCGTGGGGCCATCATGTCTTCCTTTTGGGGCGTATCAAGTCAGCGTCTGAGCTATTCTACTATCTCCGTGCAACCGCGCAATTCGGCTGGTCGCGCAATGTCCTGCTGAACCAGATCAAGGCTGGAGCTTATGAACGCGCGAAGATAGAGAAAAAGACGCACAATTTTCCTGCCGTGCTGCCGGAATATCTGACTGAACAGGCTGACGAGATGCTCAAAAGCTCTTACAATCTCGAATTCCTCGGCATCCGGCGTGAGATAAGAGAGCGGGAACTCGAAGACCGTCTCATAGAACGTCTGAGGGACTTCATCCTTGAACTCGGCTACGGGTTCTGCTTTGTCGGACGACAGCATCGTCTTGCCCTCGGCAACAAGGAGTATTTCATCGACCTGTTGTTCTATCACCGATTTCTCAAGGCGCTGGTGGCCTTTGAGCTGAAAGTCGGCCCCTTCGAGCCTGAGTTTGCCGGAAAGATGGACTTCTACCTGAACCTTCTCAACGACAAGGAGCGCGGCCCTGGTGATAAGCCCTCTATCGGCATTATCCTCTGCGCTGAGAAGGACGACGTGGAGGTGGAATATGCCCTGAAGAGCAAGACAAATCCGATTGGAGTGGCTGCGTATCATTTGCAGTCGAAGCTGCCCGGTGAGCTGAAAGGCAAATTACCGACGGCCAAACAGCTTGCCGGAGTCGTGCGGGCGGAGATGGAGGTACGGAAATGA
- a CDS encoding restriction endonuclease subunit S, translating into MNDTLDSLFKTLPQNWRQCRLKSVANIRYGLGQSPSQLASGVAMVRATDVDARTIRTENLLRVDPDELPLDRNPYLKAGEIIVVRSGAYTGDSAIVPPALEGAVAGYDMVATVTRALPQFVAYGLLSKYVLEDQLRLLTLRAAQPHLNAEELGSIVLAIPASRQEQKRIAAYLDASCAAIDAAVAAKQRQIETLEVLLKTTIASAVTQGLSRTVTRRDSGVNWFGQVPKHWGREHLKRFAARIQTGAHHLQSYELL; encoded by the coding sequence ATGAACGATACCCTCGACTCCTTATTCAAGACGCTTCCACAGAATTGGAGGCAATGTCGTCTGAAATCTGTTGCGAACATTCGTTACGGTCTAGGTCAGTCACCATCTCAGCTCGCATCGGGCGTGGCGATGGTTCGGGCGACAGATGTTGATGCCAGGACGATTCGGACAGAGAATCTTCTCCGCGTTGATCCTGATGAATTGCCGCTGGACAGAAACCCCTACCTCAAGGCAGGCGAAATCATTGTCGTACGCAGCGGTGCATATACGGGAGATTCGGCAATTGTACCTCCAGCCTTGGAAGGTGCGGTAGCTGGATACGATATGGTGGCAACTGTGACACGCGCTCTGCCACAGTTCGTGGCCTATGGACTATTGAGCAAATACGTCTTAGAGGATCAGCTCCGGCTGTTGACCCTTCGTGCAGCTCAGCCACACCTGAACGCTGAGGAACTTGGGAGTATCGTCTTGGCAATCCCTGCAAGTCGCCAAGAGCAAAAGCGCATCGCGGCGTATCTGGACGCGAGTTGCGCGGCGATTGACGCGGCGGTGGCTGCCAAGCAGCGGCAGATCGAGACGCTGGAAGTGTTGCTAAAAACAACGATCGCCTCTGCAGTTACTCAGGGGCTGAGTCGCACTGTCACCCGAAGAGATTCTGGAGTGAATTGGTTTGGCCAAGTTCCTAAACACTGGGGCCGCGAGCATCTTAAACGATTCGCAGCACGCATTCAGACGGGTGCACATCATCTTCAATCGTACGAGCTACTATAG
- a CDS encoding DUF1186 domain-containing protein, translating to MENETIQDQIHEIMSALDFYDGVYEREAVEKAVALKEELTPGLIDHLKMLLTDYEKYEADDHYAHVYAMILLGHFRQQAAHDVIMDIISLPEHVVDNFFGDMITEDFHWIMYATCGGNLERIKQLVLDRNAYEYCRGAAMQALVHAVVDGVFERAAALEFFSTLFDGDEAEPGSYFWNEAASTVRDLFPSELMPVIEKAYENGLIWPGYISHDNFLRTLTVGKERTLKEAKTKLDEKLSQEIHSRLSWWACFSENESPAITRMTKADAKRAEKKKKNKRKLVKKSRKKNRR from the coding sequence ATGGAGAATGAGACTATACAAGATCAGATTCATGAGATAATGAGTGCCTTGGACTTTTACGACGGGGTCTACGAGCGTGAGGCGGTTGAGAAGGCTGTCGCGCTTAAAGAAGAGCTTACCCCGGGTCTGATAGACCACCTGAAGATGCTGCTGACAGATTATGAAAAGTACGAGGCGGATGATCACTATGCCCATGTTTACGCCATGATATTGCTTGGACATTTCCGGCAGCAGGCGGCTCATGATGTAATCATGGACATCATATCTCTGCCGGAGCATGTTGTAGACAACTTCTTCGGCGATATGATTACCGAGGATTTCCACTGGATAATGTATGCAACCTGCGGAGGCAATCTTGAACGCATTAAGCAACTGGTGCTCGACAGGAACGCCTATGAATATTGCAGGGGCGCTGCAATGCAGGCTCTTGTGCATGCGGTTGTGGACGGCGTGTTTGAACGGGCCGCCGCCCTGGAATTCTTCAGTACTCTTTTTGACGGCGACGAAGCGGAGCCCGGCTCCTATTTCTGGAATGAAGCCGCATCGACAGTCCGCGATCTCTTTCCTTCAGAGCTGATGCCTGTTATCGAAAAAGCTTATGAAAACGGCCTGATCTGGCCCGGATATATATCGCATGATAATTTTCTGAGAACCCTTACCGTCGGCAAAGAAAGAACTCTTAAGGAAGCAAAGACCAAGTTAGATGAGAAACTTTCACAAGAGATTCACTCACGCCTTTCCTGGTGGGCATGTTTCAGCGAAAACGAATCTCCGGCGATTACACGGATGACGAAAGCCGATGCTAAGAGGGCCGAGAAAAAGAAGAAGAACAAGCGGAAGTTGGTCAAGAAGTCCAGGAAGAAGAACAGGCGCTAA
- a CDS encoding Panacea domain-containing protein produces the protein MYFLSNTKYCGKTKLFKLLYYLDFMHFRETGRSVTGLDYYAWQFGPFPKALSDDISTPPADLKEKISIQCAQADNNSFTCMKPRKKFDDTFFTKRELKMLENVAFMFKEAKAEDMVEASHLPSHPWDKTIHSKGEKAKIDYTLALDDSDASLSLEEVLERLKDKEELKKAFNG, from the coding sequence ATCTATTTTCTCAGCAATACGAAGTATTGCGGCAAGACTAAGCTTTTTAAGCTCCTTTACTACCTCGATTTCATGCACTTCAGGGAAACCGGTAGGTCGGTCACCGGCCTTGATTACTATGCCTGGCAGTTTGGTCCGTTTCCCAAGGCTCTGTCAGATGATATAAGCACTCCTCCGGCTGACCTGAAGGAGAAGATTTCCATTCAGTGCGCACAGGCCGACAATAATAGCTTTACTTGCATGAAGCCGCGCAAGAAATTTGATGATACTTTTTTTACGAAAAGAGAACTAAAAATGCTTGAAAATGTGGCTTTTATGTTTAAGGAAGCCAAGGCCGAAGATATGGTTGAAGCATCGCATCTACCCAGCCATCCGTGGGATAAGACAATACATAGCAAGGGAGAAAAGGCGAAGATAGACTATACTCTCGCACTCGATGACTCGGATGCATCACTGTCTCTCGAAGAAGTGCTCGAAAGGCTGAAAGATAAAGAGGAACTGAAAAAAGCCTTTAATGGATAG
- a CDS encoding menaquinone biosynthesis protein — MTKQHLRIGRIDFANLFPLFSVLEKTDSASAYEFIEGVPSHLNTLLREGSIDISPSSSIEYLRHEEIYTLIDGHSVSSFGPVGSILLFSRRPIETLDGFTILTSSQSATSVALLDIILRKFYDLTCHLKSTNEPLAKGIESYPAYLLIGDDALREALRWPRLYINDLGDIWYKATGLPSVFALWMARKDCCDKKRLLFEQFRKDLDAAKKRGLKSLKAIAREFPSKDILSEDELVSYWQGLSYDFGEEHRKGLALFRQYAEELKLL; from the coding sequence TTGACAAAGCAGCACTTAAGGATAGGAAGAATCGACTTTGCGAATCTCTTTCCCCTCTTCTCCGTACTCGAAAAGACTGACAGTGCTTCAGCCTATGAGTTCATCGAAGGCGTTCCCTCACATCTCAACACGCTCCTACGAGAGGGCTCGATAGACATCAGCCCCTCCTCATCCATCGAGTATCTGAGGCACGAGGAGATCTACACCCTCATAGACGGACATTCGGTCAGTTCCTTCGGCCCCGTCGGCAGCATCCTCCTCTTCAGCAGGAGACCGATCGAAACACTCGATGGTTTCACGATCCTCACCTCTTCACAGTCAGCGACTTCTGTCGCCCTGCTCGATATCATCCTGAGGAAATTTTATGACCTCACCTGCCATCTGAAGTCCACGAATGAGCCCCTCGCAAAGGGAATTGAATCTTATCCCGCTTATCTCCTCATCGGGGACGATGCATTGCGGGAAGCCCTCAGATGGCCCCGGCTCTATATCAATGATCTCGGGGACATCTGGTATAAAGCGACGGGGCTTCCTTCGGTCTTTGCCCTCTGGATGGCACGAAAGGATTGCTGCGATAAGAAGCGGCTCCTTTTTGAGCAGTTCAGGAAAGACCTCGATGCTGCGAAGAAGAGAGGACTGAAGAGCCTGAAGGCAATCGCAAGGGAATTCCCGTCAAAGGACATCCTCTCAGAGGACGAGCTTGTCTCTTACTGGCAGGGGCTATCGTATGATTTCGGTGAAGAGCACAGGAAGGGGCTGGCATTATTCAGACAATACGCGGAAGAGCTGAAGCTCCTGTAA